A stretch of Paludisphaera rhizosphaerae DNA encodes these proteins:
- a CDS encoding Rrf2 family transcriptional regulator: MQLTQFSDYALRTAIYLGTREDRSATVDEISRAYGISRHHLVRVVQTLTELGVVASRRGRGGGIRLAMELSAINVGWLIRRTEPHFDVVECFRPETNTCPIAPACGLKGALYRAREAFLAVLDEYTLDQLLTRKGELVQLLDASLLRNSKSSEAD, translated from the coding sequence ATGCAGTTGACGCAGTTCTCCGACTATGCCTTGCGCACGGCGATCTATTTGGGAACACGCGAGGATCGATCGGCGACCGTCGATGAGATCAGCCGGGCGTACGGGATCTCGCGGCATCACCTGGTTCGGGTCGTGCAGACACTGACCGAACTGGGCGTGGTGGCCTCTCGGCGAGGGCGCGGCGGCGGGATACGACTCGCGATGGAGCTGTCTGCGATCAACGTCGGATGGTTGATCCGCCGGACCGAGCCTCATTTCGACGTGGTGGAGTGCTTCCGGCCCGAGACCAACACCTGCCCGATCGCCCCGGCCTGTGGCCTGAAGGGGGCCCTTTATCGAGCTCGCGAGGCGTTTCTCGCCGTGCTGGACGAGTACACGCTGGACCAACTCCTGACGCGCAAGGGGGAGTTGGTCCAGCTCCTGGATGCGTCTCTGTTGAGGAATTCCAAGTCCAGCGAAGCGGATTGA
- a CDS encoding tetratricopeptide repeat protein: MSQGGDILSRCFELAGAGDLDAAGDLAELALEEEGDNGPLWRFVGLLRHRSGDYTGARDALETAQALVPFDPTATCALAESLARTGRSAPACAVYQALASDGRCPERLMPAIAAGLGYLGEFEQALDVCVELIRRRPDHAEAYFGAAFYLRRLGRPLETALSYVAKAHALAPDAELYRISLATLLDHAGRREEAYELLRGVDLDGVSCRCCLRRMTTIFLAVGDVDRVQTCRRQAGED, from the coding sequence ATGAGTCAGGGCGGAGACATCCTGAGCCGTTGCTTCGAGCTGGCGGGGGCTGGGGACCTCGATGCGGCCGGGGACCTGGCGGAGCTGGCGCTGGAGGAAGAAGGGGACAACGGACCGCTCTGGCGGTTCGTGGGGTTATTGCGGCATCGTTCGGGGGATTACACGGGGGCTCGGGATGCGTTGGAAACGGCGCAGGCGCTGGTCCCCTTCGATCCCACGGCGACCTGCGCGCTGGCCGAGAGCCTGGCGCGGACGGGGCGTTCAGCGCCGGCTTGCGCGGTTTATCAGGCGCTGGCGTCTGACGGCCGTTGTCCGGAGCGATTGATGCCGGCGATTGCGGCGGGCCTCGGATACCTCGGCGAGTTCGAACAGGCGCTGGACGTCTGCGTGGAACTGATCCGCCGCCGACCGGACCATGCGGAGGCCTATTTCGGGGCGGCCTTCTACCTGCGGCGGCTCGGGCGGCCGTTGGAGACGGCGCTCTCTTACGTCGCCAAGGCGCACGCTCTGGCGCCGGATGCGGAGTTGTACCGGATCTCGCTGGCGACGCTCCTGGATCACGCCGGGCGTCGCGAGGAGGCCTACGAGCTGCTTCGCGGCGTGGATCTCGACGGCGTCTCTTGCCGCTGCTGTCTGCGGCGGATGACGACGATCTTCCTGGCTGTCGGCGACGTCGACCGCGTTCAGACCTGCCGTCGTCAGGCCGGCGAGGATTGA
- a CDS encoding serine O-acetyltransferase: MIKHPAFRASHRVVGYWFNLVRLSPFLVLWRFSANRGLIDQDVCRWGEAFLGRASGAPSLLQDFLTLMSVFPEYRSLYYYRVGGIARPFWFLCPPLQCMLLHAGSIGPGLVLQHGIGAVIVADKIGSGCWINQQVTLGVGPKPGFPTLGDEVGVGAGAKVLGGVVVGDRARIGANAVVVKDVPPDVTVVGVPAYIVRRNGVRVHEEL, from the coding sequence ATGATTAAGCATCCGGCGTTCCGGGCGTCTCATCGCGTCGTCGGTTACTGGTTCAACCTCGTCCGCCTGAGTCCGTTTCTGGTCCTGTGGCGATTCAGCGCCAACCGAGGGCTGATCGACCAGGACGTTTGCCGTTGGGGAGAAGCGTTTCTCGGTCGCGCTTCAGGGGCTCCGTCCCTGCTTCAGGACTTCCTGACGCTCATGAGCGTGTTTCCTGAATATCGGTCGCTCTATTACTATCGCGTCGGCGGGATCGCGCGGCCGTTCTGGTTCCTCTGTCCGCCGTTGCAGTGCATGTTGCTGCACGCCGGGAGCATTGGGCCCGGCCTGGTCCTTCAGCACGGGATCGGGGCGGTCATCGTGGCCGACAAGATCGGATCGGGATGCTGGATCAACCAGCAGGTGACCCTGGGCGTCGGTCCGAAGCCTGGTTTCCCAACCCTGGGCGATGAGGTGGGCGTCGGCGCAGGGGCGAAGGTCCTCGGCGGCGTCGTCGTCGGCGATCGCGCCCGGATCGGCGCCAACGCCGTCGTCGTCAAGGACGTCCCACCCGACGTCACCGTCGTCGGCGTCCCCGCCTACATCGTCCGACGCAACGGCGTTCGCGTTCACGAGGAACTCTGA